A single genomic interval of Anopheles marshallii chromosome 2, idAnoMarsDA_429_01, whole genome shotgun sequence harbors:
- the LOC128708888 gene encoding radial spoke head protein 9 homolog, with product MEISNLAELVPLLSNFWRTIPITLQLKLESSLTLLKQDHKLTKLFFLGRLEAHSISYLLAFGSPGVDLFHQRKFYYSRNGIDWLLLLEPTDWSEEWGRIWGEFTGNAGFAFKIRSLAAGSTSVVVSEQDRLWYVMHAILREAAGVPRGALRMSNEKHIVLNPFFQGLTREELVELGNYQHFRQPERPAEENVRGRKECNLSIDVFDPLEVDVLPEGKSFAMRMDDSDQLAMWSSLHWLGLDFFHKANSNVYGFCYNGDGRKNWDLPFMVEL from the coding sequence ATGGAGATTAGCAACCTTGCCGAGCTCGTTCCACTGTTGTCCAACTTTTGGCGAACCATCCCCATTACCTTACAGCTGAAGCTGGAAAGCTCGCTTACACTGCTGAAGCAAGATCACAAGCTAAccaagcttttctttttgggcCGGCTGGAGGCACATTCGATCAGTTACCTGCTCGCGTTCGGTTCACCGGGTGTGGATCTGTTTCATCAGCGAAAGTTTTACTACAGCCGCAACGGCATTGATTGGCTGCTGTTACTCGAACCGACCGATTGGAGCGAAGAATGGGGCCGCATTTGGGGTGAGTTTACCGGAAACGCTGGGTTCGCGTTCAAAATTCGTTCGCTGGCAGCGGGCAGCACCAGCGTGGTGGTAAGTGAACAGGATCGACTTTGGTACGTGATGCATGCGATCTTACGTGAAGCGGCTGGTGTACCTCGCGGCGCTCTGAGAATGTCCAACGAGAAGCACATTGTTTTGAATCCATTCTTCCAAGGGTTGACCCGGGAGGAGTTGGTTGAGCTCGGCAATTATCAACACTTCCGACAACCGGAACGACCTGCTGAAGAAAATGTACGCGGCCGCAAGGAGTGCAATCTGTCGATCGATGTGTTTGATCCGTTGGAGGTGGACGTACTGCCGGAAGGAAAAAGTTTCGCGATGCGCATGGACGATTCCGATCAGCTGGCGATGTGGAGTTCACTGCACTGGCTGGGGTTAGATTTTTTCCACAAAGCGAACAGCAATGTATACGGTTTCTGTTACAATGGAGATGGGCGTAAAAATTGGGACCTTCCCTTTATGGTTGAGCTGTAA